The Natrinema salaciae genome contains a region encoding:
- a CDS encoding RAD55 family ATPase, giving the protein MYDLADVLPDVELDPGTNVLVAGPPLTGKRRIAFDILASGANRGDGSIVVTTKDSADKVLESVGEHVAEGVEPDIGVVDCVTKQRGIGTIDDDPRIKYASSPVDMTGIGIKLSEFLQEFYETRGLTRNRVLLHSVSTLLMYSDLQTVFRFLHVFTGRIQSADALGVYVIDSTAHDDQTMNTLKQLFDAVVELEETADDEEPAIRTAGLTT; this is encoded by the coding sequence ATGTATGATCTCGCAGACGTCCTTCCGGATGTCGAACTCGATCCGGGGACGAACGTACTCGTCGCGGGCCCGCCCCTGACTGGAAAACGGCGGATCGCCTTCGATATCCTCGCGAGCGGTGCGAATCGCGGTGACGGCTCGATCGTCGTCACTACGAAAGACAGCGCCGACAAGGTCCTCGAGAGCGTCGGCGAGCACGTCGCCGAGGGCGTCGAGCCGGACATCGGGGTCGTCGACTGCGTCACCAAACAGCGTGGGATCGGAACGATCGACGACGACCCGCGGATCAAGTACGCGTCCTCGCCCGTCGACATGACCGGGATCGGCATCAAGCTCTCGGAGTTCCTCCAGGAGTTCTACGAGACGCGAGGGCTCACCCGGAACCGCGTCCTCTTGCACTCGGTTTCGACGCTACTGATGTACTCGGATCTCCAGACCGTCTTCCGGTTCCTCCACGTCTTCACGGGCCGAATCCAGAGCGCCGACGCGCTGGGCGTCTACGTTATCGACTCGACGGCCCACGACGACCAGACCATGAACACGCTCAAACAGCTCTTCGACGCCGTCGTCGAACTCGAGGAGACGGCCGACGACGAGGAGCCCGCGATCAGGACTGCCGGCCTCACGACGTAG
- a CDS encoding CoA-binding protein, with protein sequence MPVESADEIEEILEYETIAVVGCSSTPGKAAHDVPKYLLDHGYDVIPVNPFADEIFGREVYDSLTDVPDGIDVVCIFRPSGEVSEIVDAALERDDVRVIWTQQGIRDDEAAARAETEGRAVVQDRCMKVQHRRLAA encoded by the coding sequence ATGCCAGTCGAATCCGCGGACGAGATCGAGGAGATTCTCGAGTACGAGACGATCGCCGTCGTCGGCTGCTCGAGTACCCCGGGGAAGGCGGCCCACGACGTGCCGAAGTACCTGCTCGATCACGGCTACGACGTGATCCCGGTCAATCCCTTCGCGGACGAGATCTTCGGTCGCGAGGTCTACGACTCCCTCACGGACGTCCCGGACGGGATCGACGTGGTCTGTATCTTCCGTCCGAGCGGGGAAGTGAGCGAGATCGTCGACGCTGCACTCGAGCGCGACGACGTGCGGGTGATCTGGACGCAGCAGGGCATTCGCGACGACGAGGCGGCAGCTCGCGCGGAAACCGAGGGTCGAGCGGTCGTCCAGGACCGGTGTATGAAGGTGCAACACCGGCGGCTCGCGGCCTGA
- a CDS encoding polyprenyl synthetase family protein: MNRLSNAFQFEDDLPPALRTTVDAYADQGGLLGAFTYFFTVLETGDERVAETLASIPTALFVTSALHDDAIDDADRWGADRKRRLNEHVSTGDLVFTAVLEAAAESPSGVDLTPALETVREIGSGQLAEEEFDAATATVDDAIDRVEERGCVWGDLAADLVAATGRYSDEQLDSVRTIATNGLFVLTVIDDLADLPDDVENGITTLPLVWFDGDPDEYRSTEALIDAVLASDVPDRLADLVAARRAAIETAASELSASLARSPEALLDAAARALAWYCESVCSVPITDTVSPAERRAIRDGVTGDERSTRRYIADRIAENRFPAGVGDDVDIDIDEFASTISDLPDDPVARTAIRLRHLESILDDLLHTTIDDALTSLRTASTPPS, encoded by the coding sequence ATGAACCGGCTGTCGAACGCCTTCCAGTTCGAAGACGACCTCCCGCCGGCCCTTCGGACGACCGTCGACGCCTACGCCGATCAGGGCGGTCTGCTCGGCGCGTTCACGTACTTCTTCACCGTTCTCGAGACCGGCGACGAGCGCGTCGCCGAAACGCTCGCGTCGATACCGACCGCTCTCTTCGTGACCAGCGCGCTCCACGACGACGCGATCGACGACGCCGACAGGTGGGGCGCGGACCGCAAACGACGGCTGAACGAGCACGTCTCGACGGGAGATCTCGTCTTCACGGCCGTCCTCGAGGCCGCCGCCGAGTCACCGAGCGGTGTCGACCTGACACCGGCGCTCGAAACCGTCCGCGAGATCGGGTCGGGCCAGCTCGCCGAGGAGGAGTTCGACGCGGCGACGGCGACCGTCGACGACGCGATCGACCGGGTCGAGGAGCGGGGCTGCGTCTGGGGGGATCTCGCCGCCGACCTCGTGGCGGCCACCGGTCGCTATTCCGACGAGCAACTCGACTCCGTCCGAACGATCGCGACGAACGGCCTCTTCGTCCTGACCGTTATCGACGATCTCGCGGATCTGCCGGACGACGTCGAAAACGGCATCACGACCCTCCCGCTCGTCTGGTTCGACGGCGATCCCGACGAGTACCGATCGACCGAGGCCCTGATCGACGCCGTCCTCGCGTCGGACGTTCCCGACCGACTCGCGGATCTCGTCGCTGCCCGACGAGCCGCGATCGAAACCGCCGCGTCCGAGCTGTCCGCATCGCTCGCTCGGTCTCCCGAAGCGCTGCTCGACGCCGCCGCTCGAGCGTTGGCGTGGTACTGCGAGTCGGTGTGTTCGGTGCCGATCACCGACACCGTCTCGCCGGCCGAGCGGCGAGCGATTCGCGACGGCGTGACCGGCGACGAGCGCTCGACGCGTCGCTACATCGCCGACCGCATCGCTGAGAACCGGTTCCCGGCCGGCGTCGGCGACGATGTCGACATCGACATCGACGAGTTCGCGTCGACCATCTCCGACCTCCCCGACGACCCCGTCGCTCGAACGGCGATCCGACTGCGACACCTCGAGTCGATCCTCGACGACCTGTTGCACACGACGATCGACGACGCGCTGACGTCGCTTCGAACAGCATCGACGCCGCCTTCGTAG
- a CDS encoding PLP-dependent cysteine synthase family protein, producing the protein MTTHEQPVDSVLETIGRTPLVRLRDGPGDVSIYAKLESFNPGASVKDRIGRYMLERMLERGDIASGGTIVEPTAGNTGIGLAIAAQQLGLEAVFVVPERFSVEKQQLMAALGAEVINTPTEDGMDGAIARAHELADELDEAAVPQQFSNPLNAEAHSETTAPEIFDALDGRVGAVVVGCGTAGTLMGIARYALERDPDTHIVAVEPEGSVYGELLGDERTEDEYKTEGIGTHDTATNELFDPELVDDVRSISDRDAHEELKRLAREEGHLVASSAGAASVASKRVAERIADGDLDVPHETVVTIFPDSSERYLSKGIYRSFEEWTS; encoded by the coding sequence ATGACGACCCACGAGCAGCCGGTGGATTCGGTCCTCGAGACGATCGGTCGAACGCCGCTGGTCCGCCTCCGGGACGGGCCCGGAGACGTATCGATCTACGCGAAACTCGAGAGCTTCAATCCCGGCGCGAGCGTGAAAGACCGCATCGGCCGGTATATGCTCGAACGGATGCTCGAACGAGGCGATATCGCGTCGGGCGGGACGATCGTCGAGCCGACGGCCGGGAACACGGGCATCGGGCTGGCGATCGCGGCCCAGCAGCTCGGACTCGAGGCCGTCTTCGTCGTTCCCGAACGGTTCAGCGTGGAGAAACAGCAGTTGATGGCGGCGCTGGGAGCCGAGGTCATCAACACCCCCACGGAGGACGGCATGGACGGTGCGATCGCGCGCGCTCACGAACTGGCCGACGAACTCGACGAGGCCGCGGTCCCACAGCAGTTCTCGAACCCGCTGAACGCCGAGGCCCACTCCGAGACGACCGCCCCCGAGATCTTCGATGCGCTCGACGGACGGGTCGGCGCTGTCGTCGTCGGCTGTGGCACCGCCGGCACGCTCATGGGGATCGCCCGCTACGCGCTCGAGCGAGATCCCGACACCCACATCGTCGCGGTCGAACCCGAGGGATCGGTGTACGGCGAACTCCTCGGCGACGAGCGCACGGAGGACGAGTACAAGACCGAGGGGATCGGCACCCACGACACCGCGACCAACGAGCTGTTCGACCCCGAACTGGTCGACGACGTCCGTTCGATCTCCGATCGCGACGCCCACGAGGAACTCAAACGGCTCGCCCGCGAAGAGGGACATCTGGTCGCCTCGAGCGCGGGTGCCGCGAGCGTGGCATCGAAACGAGTCGCCGAACGGATCGCCGACGGCGACCTCGACGTGCCCCACGAGACCGTCGTCACGATCTTCCCGGACTCGAGCGAGCGCTACCTCTCGAAGGGGATCTATCGCTCGTTCGAGGAGTGGACGTCGTAG
- a CDS encoding DUF5798 family protein produces MGLGSTAKKIQSLSDRAEAMYKQVQKLQQRITGLEEEMDETHDTVTRMDHQLTEQRALLLAIAEEQGIDGEEILAQAAIDEAELEDEAAADESTASEPAESTDATAE; encoded by the coding sequence ATGGGACTCGGAAGTACTGCCAAGAAGATCCAGAGCCTCTCGGATCGGGCCGAAGCGATGTACAAGCAGGTACAGAAACTCCAGCAGCGGATCACCGGACTGGAAGAGGAGATGGACGAGACACACGACACGGTCACGCGCATGGACCACCAGCTCACCGAGCAGCGCGCGCTGCTGCTCGCGATCGCCGAGGAGCAGGGGATCGACGGCGAGGAGATCCTGGCCCAGGCGGCGATCGACGAAGCCGAACTCGAGGACGAGGCCGCCGCCGACGAATCGACGGCGAGCGAGCCGGCCGAATCGACGGACGCGACCGCCGAGTGA
- a CDS encoding Hsp20/alpha crystallin family protein — translation MVRASPPSTWMQGLDLPSQLFGDTGGSDYELYEEDDEFVLTIDMPGFETEEIDLAWDDGVLNVAAEHADESRGRKKTYHRRFRFPKTVDEDEIDAEYTNGVLEVRLPTAASTVQGKEIPLEG, via the coding sequence ATGGTGCGAGCGAGCCCACCAAGCACCTGGATGCAAGGCCTCGACCTGCCATCACAGCTGTTCGGTGACACCGGAGGCAGCGACTACGAACTGTACGAGGAGGACGACGAGTTCGTCCTCACGATCGACATGCCGGGCTTCGAGACCGAGGAGATCGATCTGGCGTGGGACGACGGCGTCCTGAACGTCGCCGCCGAACACGCCGACGAGAGCCGGGGTCGGAAGAAGACCTACCACCGTCGGTTCCGGTTCCCCAAGACCGTCGACGAGGACGAGATCGACGCCGAGTACACGAACGGCGTCCTCGAGGTCCGGCTCCCAACGGCCGCGTCGACCGTCCAGGGTAAGGAGATCCCGCTCGAGGGATGA
- a CDS encoding G8 domain-containing protein — protein MTDGDDASDRDGATERRTLLKGIGLGAVGTGTLGAGLRYRGRLLGAAESAETASVAELVPESEVTHRATGGRWTAASAWEDDVPDDGADVQIPAETTVTVDHESDARLRTIRIDGTLRFDPTADTHLAADTIVVMGSGRLEAGTADEPIGGDPEGGSAAITFTDRAPIDTDWDPDRHSRGLLALEGATVRMHGAETTPFTALAEPPERGDAALRLAERPTGWHAGDRLVVAGVNPDRDEDERVTVAGIDGSTVELEASLEYDHVPPRDDLETYVAHLERPIRFQSETDRIPRRGHVMFMSRDVTVRGVEFRELGRTDKSRPVTNPDNGVPPEDAEPNPKARYACHFHRTGTETDRDPAVVDGCVVQGSPGWGFVNHRSYVHFTNNVSYRVFGSGFVAEVGTETGRFEGNFALRSRGTGRLTDHRQFHEDREGAIDDFGHGGYGFWFQGPAVAVEDNVAAGHRHFGFVYWTRAKPDATVPANEIGGVTGVRANLPLEHVDGQPELKRSDRVEDGMVPSSYVALRSFRNNTVFASGGGLDVSRHQFGNHHDRVEEYSVVEDFTAYNIGGLTSAWGSLRVPNHGGGQGGANGISIRYSANVALRDVRLIAGDGDARGVGINRNHAPVNVRLEGGEIAGWTVGVRAPSRGECPIRGVAFDNWIDVQTVDGMDRKWTPARRIEIDDCSFEDGGREQVHAGAHLERDLYALFRPDGGVSVDGDELAAPVQAPAFEPYPTDDDLAAVEPSGDALSELTDVDPAALVGESNRALHEAYGISAGGTLATATTASRPTSEDGIVARVVSARGSISQRGRLRRGERSYVYDETAFRAVPGTYAGLEYVRPEREDHQGERRSFLGLELTAPATVYVAYDDEVDPPTWLADWTDTGDTLGTDDGTRRIYAREFDAGTAWLGGCPNTHRMYTPFVEPV, from the coding sequence ATGACGGACGGTGACGACGCGTCGGACCGCGATGGTGCGACCGAGAGACGGACGTTACTGAAGGGGATCGGGCTCGGGGCCGTCGGGACCGGAACGCTCGGAGCCGGACTTCGATACCGCGGTCGGCTGCTGGGTGCCGCCGAGTCGGCCGAGACGGCGAGCGTCGCGGAACTCGTTCCCGAAAGCGAGGTAACGCATCGCGCGACAGGGGGGCGGTGGACCGCGGCGTCGGCGTGGGAAGACGACGTTCCGGACGACGGAGCCGACGTACAGATTCCCGCGGAGACGACGGTCACGGTCGACCACGAGTCCGACGCGCGGCTCCGGACGATCCGGATCGACGGAACGCTTCGGTTCGATCCGACGGCGGACACCCACCTCGCCGCGGACACTATCGTCGTAATGGGCAGCGGTCGACTCGAGGCCGGAACGGCCGACGAACCGATCGGCGGCGATCCCGAGGGCGGCTCGGCCGCGATCACGTTCACCGATCGCGCGCCGATCGATACCGACTGGGACCCCGATCGCCACAGCCGCGGCCTGCTCGCGCTCGAGGGCGCGACCGTCCGCATGCACGGCGCGGAGACGACCCCGTTTACTGCGCTCGCTGAACCGCCCGAACGCGGCGACGCCGCGCTCCGCCTCGCGGAGCGGCCGACCGGCTGGCACGCCGGCGACCGACTCGTCGTCGCGGGCGTGAACCCGGACCGAGACGAGGACGAGCGCGTGACCGTCGCGGGGATCGACGGATCGACGGTCGAACTCGAGGCGTCCCTCGAGTACGATCACGTCCCGCCGCGAGACGACCTCGAGACGTACGTCGCTCACCTCGAGCGGCCGATCCGGTTTCAGTCCGAGACGGATCGGATCCCGCGGCGGGGGCACGTGATGTTCATGAGCCGGGACGTGACCGTTCGCGGCGTCGAGTTCCGCGAACTCGGCCGGACGGACAAGTCCCGACCCGTGACGAACCCCGACAACGGCGTCCCGCCCGAAGACGCCGAGCCGAACCCGAAGGCGCGCTACGCCTGCCACTTCCACCGCACGGGGACCGAGACGGATCGCGACCCCGCGGTCGTCGACGGCTGCGTGGTTCAGGGGAGTCCCGGCTGGGGCTTCGTCAACCACCGCAGCTACGTCCACTTCACGAACAACGTCTCCTATCGCGTCTTCGGGTCCGGATTCGTCGCCGAGGTCGGCACCGAGACCGGCCGGTTCGAGGGCAACTTCGCCCTCCGTTCGCGAGGGACCGGCAGACTCACGGACCACCGCCAGTTCCACGAGGACCGCGAGGGCGCGATCGACGACTTCGGCCACGGCGGCTACGGTTTCTGGTTTCAGGGGCCCGCCGTCGCCGTCGAGGACAACGTCGCCGCCGGCCACCGCCACTTCGGGTTCGTCTACTGGACCCGCGCCAAGCCCGACGCGACGGTCCCGGCGAACGAGATCGGCGGCGTCACCGGCGTCCGCGCCAACCTCCCGCTCGAGCACGTCGACGGTCAACCGGAGTTGAAGCGATCCGACCGCGTCGAGGACGGGATGGTCCCCTCGAGTTACGTCGCACTGCGGTCGTTCAGAAACAACACCGTCTTCGCCTCCGGCGGCGGCCTCGACGTCTCGCGCCACCAGTTCGGCAACCATCACGACCGGGTCGAGGAGTACAGCGTCGTCGAGGACTTTACCGCGTACAACATCGGCGGGCTCACGAGCGCGTGGGGCTCGCTGCGGGTTCCGAACCACGGCGGCGGACAGGGCGGTGCAAACGGGATTTCGATCCGCTACAGCGCGAACGTCGCCCTTCGGGACGTTCGGTTGATCGCCGGCGACGGCGACGCCCGCGGCGTCGGCATCAACCGCAATCACGCGCCGGTCAACGTCCGCCTCGAGGGCGGCGAAATCGCCGGCTGGACGGTCGGCGTCCGAGCGCCGTCCCGCGGCGAGTGTCCGATCCGCGGCGTCGCCTTCGACAACTGGATCGACGTCCAGACCGTCGACGGGATGGACCGCAAGTGGACGCCGGCGCGGCGGATCGAGATCGACGACTGCTCGTTCGAGGACGGCGGTCGCGAGCAGGTCCACGCGGGTGCGCATCTCGAGCGGGACCTCTACGCGCTGTTCAGGCCGGACGGCGGGGTCAGCGTGGACGGCGACGAACTCGCCGCGCCGGTTCAAGCGCCCGCGTTCGAGCCGTACCCCACCGACGACGATCTGGCAGCGGTCGAGCCGAGCGGGGACGCCCTGTCCGAGCTGACCGACGTCGACCCCGCCGCCCTCGTCGGCGAGTCGAATCGGGCGTTACACGAGGCGTACGGGATCAGCGCCGGCGGGACCCTCGCGACGGCGACGACGGCTTCCCGTCCGACATCCGAGGACGGGATCGTCGCGCGGGTCGTCTCCGCCCGCGGGTCGATCTCGCAGCGCGGCCGACTGCGACGCGGCGAGCGATCGTACGTCTACGACGAGACCGCGTTTCGCGCCGTCCCCGGCACGTACGCCGGCCTCGAGTACGTCCGCCCGGAACGGGAAGACCACCAGGGCGAGCGCCGGTCGTTCCTCGGCCTGGAACTGACCGCGCCCGCCACGGTCTACGTGGCCTACGACGACGAGGTCGATCCCCCCACGTGGCTCGCCGACTGGACCGACACCGGCGATACGCTCGGCACCGACGACGGAACCCGCCGGATCTACGCCCGGGAGTTCGACGCCGGCACCGCCTGGCTCGGCGGCTGTCCGAACACGCACCGCATGTACACGCCGTTCGTCGAGCCGGTCTGA
- a CDS encoding PQQ-binding-like beta-propeller repeat protein — protein MNFGTESPIDGGNRRDLLAAAGMALLGGLAGCLGAFEDDGDETDPTGDERESTESAGSTAALRERLADADPYRMHQYGPAHAGAAPGRGPTADVDAAWTFREGADDSLYGIGPPAVVDGTVYVAEGHSVGDGAETVVYALDGATGEIEWEWPYPGTNSFGATVVAEGAVVVSIGTSVVALEADSGTDRWRVDRDFSDPLTVADGTVYAIDTTYADPPTLVAIDLETGRERWTAALADGRPNWPTPPAVADGTVYQGGLELVALSAADGERRWSRDLEHAITGAPTVVDDGLYVPVGDGTVAAFDRDGSRRWRQSVDRAGRGSGLEPVTSPAAADGTLYVTNSWQLTALEVGTGTERWTTEVGGSDPPIVADGVVYVSGLNTMEAYDCTDGTLLWRYRSDATSASGDRIAPVAGGTVFYPSAGLHALRGTDESPD, from the coding sequence ATGAATTTCGGGACCGAATCGCCGATCGACGGGGGGAACCGCCGCGACCTGCTCGCTGCCGCGGGGATGGCGCTGCTGGGTGGGTTAGCGGGCTGTCTCGGCGCGTTCGAAGACGACGGGGACGAGACGGATCCGACGGGCGACGAACGCGAGTCGACCGAGTCGGCCGGGTCGACGGCGGCGTTGCGGGAGCGGCTGGCCGACGCCGATCCGTACCGAATGCACCAGTACGGTCCGGCCCACGCCGGCGCAGCGCCCGGACGCGGTCCGACCGCCGACGTCGATGCCGCCTGGACGTTTCGCGAGGGTGCCGACGACTCGTTGTACGGAATCGGACCGCCGGCGGTCGTCGACGGAACGGTCTACGTCGCGGAAGGCCACTCGGTCGGCGACGGCGCGGAGACGGTCGTCTACGCCCTCGACGGCGCGACCGGCGAGATCGAGTGGGAGTGGCCCTATCCCGGAACCAACAGCTTCGGGGCGACGGTCGTCGCCGAGGGCGCGGTCGTCGTGAGTATCGGCACGTCCGTCGTCGCGCTCGAGGCCGACTCGGGGACCGACCGCTGGCGGGTCGACCGGGACTTCTCCGATCCGCTCACGGTCGCCGACGGGACGGTCTACGCGATCGATACCACGTACGCCGACCCGCCGACCCTCGTCGCGATCGACCTCGAGACGGGCCGCGAGCGCTGGACCGCCGCCCTCGCGGACGGGCGACCGAACTGGCCGACGCCGCCGGCGGTCGCCGACGGGACGGTCTATCAGGGCGGGCTCGAGCTCGTCGCGCTGTCGGCGGCCGACGGCGAGCGGCGGTGGTCGCGCGACCTCGAGCACGCGATTACTGGCGCACCGACCGTCGTCGACGATGGCCTCTACGTTCCCGTCGGCGACGGAACCGTCGCGGCGTTCGACCGTGACGGGAGCCGACGCTGGCGGCAGTCGGTCGACCGCGCCGGCCGAGGATCGGGGCTGGAACCAGTCACCTCTCCGGCGGCCGCCGACGGGACACTGTACGTCACGAACTCGTGGCAGCTCACCGCGCTCGAGGTCGGTACCGGGACGGAGCGGTGGACGACCGAGGTCGGCGGCAGCGATCCGCCGATCGTCGCCGACGGCGTCGTCTACGTGAGCGGGCTGAACACGATGGAGGCGTACGACTGCACCGACGGGACGCTCCTGTGGAGATACCGCTCCGACGCGACGAGCGCCAGCGGCGACCGGATCGCACCGGTCGCCGGCGGGACCGTCTTCTACCCCAGCGCGGGGTTGCACGCCCTTCGCGGCACGGACGAGTCCCCCGACTGA
- a CDS encoding LolA family protein, which produces MTTRRLVAVLGIVLASVLLSGCVALDTPPDGDEGPDVDPEAVFEGAYVHADDLEDVQGNRTSEVTNGTVTVTERLRVHERPYVDERTEVLNASDPETIGNLYVSNATKNWFYYPDSQVAQYFEPDEPFESESVKANRTKMAERLLEQYDIEYRGTERVAGRETYVLDVEAKNETVEEGISAIVGDTKYVYAIETSSPRRELETVEQTLWIDTEYEYPLREKVVFEEPNGERIVLTERFESVSFNTGLEDETFAFEPPANATVQDIS; this is translated from the coding sequence ATGACAACGCGACGACTCGTGGCTGTCCTCGGCATCGTCCTCGCGAGTGTCCTCCTGAGCGGTTGCGTGGCACTCGACACGCCCCCGGACGGTGACGAGGGGCCCGATGTCGATCCCGAAGCGGTATTCGAGGGCGCGTACGTCCACGCCGACGACCTCGAGGACGTGCAGGGCAACCGGACGAGCGAAGTGACCAACGGCACGGTGACGGTGACGGAACGCCTCCGGGTCCACGAACGGCCGTACGTCGACGAACGAACCGAAGTGCTCAACGCGTCCGATCCGGAGACAATTGGGAACCTCTACGTGTCGAACGCGACGAAAAACTGGTTCTACTACCCCGACTCGCAGGTCGCCCAGTACTTCGAACCCGACGAGCCGTTCGAGAGCGAATCGGTCAAAGCGAACCGGACGAAGATGGCCGAACGGCTGCTCGAGCAGTACGACATCGAGTATCGCGGCACCGAACGGGTCGCGGGCCGCGAAACCTACGTGCTCGACGTCGAGGCGAAAAACGAGACCGTCGAGGAGGGGATTTCGGCGATCGTCGGCGACACCAAGTACGTCTACGCCATCGAGACGAGTAGTCCGCGGCGGGAGCTCGAGACCGTCGAGCAAACGCTGTGGATCGACACGGAGTACGAGTATCCGCTGCGGGAGAAGGTGGTGTTCGAGGAACCGAACGGGGAGCGGATCGTCCTGACCGAACGGTTCGAGTCGGTCAGTTTCAACACCGGCCTCGAGGACGAGACGTTCGCGTTCGAGCCGCCGGCGAACGCGACCGTTCAGGACATCTCCTGA
- a CDS encoding mechanosensitive ion channel family protein, whose product MSVGAGPVPLQSEDLGPIGNELADAGLTAAQAGAAEGAIRFVVGFVAIWILGRHLVLPLIKRAMDKRGLDEHAQNPLLMLTKFGVGFLALAIAFGFAGFGNFLVSMAGIAAAGALAVGLAMQNVISNFVAGVFIYTDKPFRIGDWIEWDDGTYSGVVEDISLRVTRVRTFDNELLTVPNSALTDDVLKNPVDADKLRLKFVFGIGYDDDIERATDIIVDEAERHPDIMDDPAPSVRLTELGDSDVGLQSRFWIENPSRADFVRTRGEYVTAVKRRFDEEGIDIPYPVRTLEGGLEFGTGKSIVEPAE is encoded by the coding sequence ATGAGTGTCGGGGCTGGTCCGGTCCCACTCCAGAGCGAGGACCTCGGTCCGATCGGCAACGAACTGGCTGACGCGGGACTCACCGCGGCGCAGGCCGGGGCCGCCGAGGGGGCGATCCGCTTCGTCGTCGGGTTCGTCGCGATCTGGATACTCGGCCGACACCTCGTGTTGCCGCTGATCAAGCGGGCCATGGACAAGCGAGGGCTGGACGAACACGCGCAGAACCCGCTGTTGATGCTGACCAAGTTCGGGGTCGGATTCCTCGCGCTCGCGATCGCGTTCGGCTTCGCCGGCTTCGGGAACTTCCTCGTGTCGATGGCCGGCATCGCGGCGGCCGGCGCGCTCGCGGTCGGGTTGGCGATGCAGAACGTGATCTCGAACTTCGTCGCGGGCGTGTTCATCTACACCGACAAGCCGTTCCGCATCGGCGACTGGATCGAGTGGGACGACGGCACCTACTCGGGCGTCGTCGAGGACATCAGCCTCCGCGTGACCCGCGTCAGAACGTTCGACAACGAGCTGTTGACGGTGCCGAACTCGGCGCTCACCGACGACGTGCTCAAAAATCCCGTCGACGCCGACAAGCTCCGCCTGAAGTTCGTCTTCGGGATCGGCTACGACGACGACATCGAACGGGCGACCGACATCATCGTCGACGAAGCCGAGCGCCACCCCGACATCATGGACGATCCCGCACCGTCGGTCCGACTGACGGAACTCGGCGACTCCGACGTCGGCCTCCAGTCGCGGTTCTGGATCGAGAACCCGTCTCGAGCGGACTTCGTCCGAACGCGAGGCGAGTACGTCACTGCGGTCAAACGACGCTTCGACGAGGAGGGCATCGACATCCCCTACCCCGTCCGCACGCTCGAGGGCGGCCTCGAGTTCGGGACGGGCAAGAGCATCGTAGAGCCGGCCGAGTAG
- a CDS encoding YhbY family RNA-binding protein, translating to MDTQERKRRAHDLDVTVWVGKSGIESVVDELDDQLSDRDLVKVKFLRAARAGSSTEETAADLADRVSADLVETRGHTAVVYR from the coding sequence ATGGATACACAGGAACGCAAGCGGCGCGCACACGATCTCGACGTCACCGTCTGGGTCGGCAAGAGCGGCATCGAGTCGGTCGTCGACGAACTCGACGATCAGCTCTCGGACCGGGACCTCGTGAAAGTGAAATTCCTCCGCGCCGCTCGAGCGGGGAGTTCGACCGAGGAAACGGCAGCCGATCTCGCCGACCGCGTCAGCGCCGATCTGGTCGAGACGCGCGGTCACACGGCAGTGGTCTATCGATGA
- a CDS encoding ribonuclease P protein component 4: MDIAAERIERLHELARAAAADGEIDRARYYVRLARRVAERNRLTLPREFRRFTCDRCDAYLRPGKNARVRLQDGHVVITCDCGAHARYPYEE; encoded by the coding sequence ATGGATATCGCCGCCGAACGGATCGAGCGGCTTCACGAACTCGCTCGAGCGGCGGCAGCGGACGGCGAAATCGACCGCGCCCGATACTACGTTCGCCTCGCGCGGCGGGTCGCGGAGCGAAACCGGTTGACGCTTCCGCGGGAGTTTCGCCGATTCACGTGCGATCGCTGCGACGCGTACCTCCGACCGGGGAAGAACGCCCGCGTCAGATTACAGGACGGTCACGTCGTGATCACCTGTGACTGCGGTGCCCACGCCAGATATCCTTACGAGGAGTAA